Proteins found in one Canis lupus baileyi chromosome 26, mCanLup2.hap1, whole genome shotgun sequence genomic segment:
- the FITM2 gene encoding acyl-coenzyme A diphosphatase FITM2 produces MEHLERCARLLRGTLVRAAVRRYLPWALAFSMLAGSVLKELSPLPESYLSNKRNVLNVYFVKLAWAWTFCLLLPFIALTNYHLTGRAGLVLRRLSTLLVGTAIWYVCTAIFSNIEDYTGSCYQSPTLEGVRKEHQSKQQCHGEGGFWHGFDISGHSFLLTFCALMIVEEMAVLHELKMDRSHCLHTAITTLVVALGFLTFIWVWMFLCTAVYFHNLSQKVFGTLFGLLGWYGTYGFWYLKSFSPGLPPQSSSLNLKQDSYKK; encoded by the exons ATGGAGCACCTGGAGCGCTGCGCGAGGCTCCTGCGGGGGACGCTGGTGCGAGCGGCGGTGCGGCGCTACCTGCCCTGGGCGCTGGCGTTCTCCATGCTGGCGGGCTCCGTCCTCAAGGAGCTCTCCCCGCTGCCCGAGAGCTACCTCAGCAACAAGCGCAACGTTCTCAACGT ATATTTTGTCAAACTGGCCTGGGCCTGGACCTTCTGTCTCCTCCTGCCTTTCATTGCCCTCACCAACTACCACCTGACAGGCAGGGCTGGCCTGGTCCTGCGGCGGCTGAGTACCCTGCTGGTGGGCACGGCTATCTGGTATGTCTGCACAGCCATCTTCTCCAACATCGAAGACTACACGGGCAGCTGCTACCAGTCACCAACCCTGGAAGGGGTCAGAAAGGAGCACCAGAGTAAGCAGCAATGCCACGGGGAAGGAGGCTTTTGGCATGGCTTTGACATCTCAGGCCACTCCTTCCTGCTGACCTTCTGCGCCCTTATGATTGTGGAGGAGATGGCCGTGCTGCATGAACTGAAGATGGACCGAAGCCACTGTCTCCACACTGCCATCACCACCCTGGTGGTGGCCCTGGGCTTCCTGACCTTCATCTGGGTGTGGATGTTTCTGTGCACGGCCGTTTACTTCCACAACTTGTCCCAGAAAGTATTTGGTACCCTCTTTGGTTTGCTGGGCTGGTATGGGACCTACGGGTTTTGGTATCTGAAATCTTTTTCCCCAGGACTTCCTCCCCAGAGCTCTAGTTTGAATTTGAAGCAAGATAGTTATaagaagtaa